A window of the Chanodichthys erythropterus isolate Z2021 chromosome 21, ASM2448905v1, whole genome shotgun sequence genome harbors these coding sequences:
- the arfrp1 gene encoding ADP-ribosylation factor-related protein 1 → MYTLLSGLYKYMFQKDEYCVLILGLDNAGKTTFLEQTKTKFSKNYKGMNLSKITTTVGLNIGTIDVGKARLMFWDLGGQEELQSLWDKYYAESHGVIYVIDSTDEERLGESKNAFEKMISSEVLEGVPLLVLANKQDVENCLSVPDIKTAFSDCAPKIGKRDCLVQPCCALSGQGVNDGIEWMVKCVIRNIHRPPRQKDIT, encoded by the exons ATGTACACTTTATTATCGGGTCTGTACAAATATATGTTCCAGAAGGACGAGTACTGCGTCCTGATCCTCGGGCTGGATAATGCAGGGAAAACG ACCTTTCtggaacaaacaaaaacaaaattcagCAAAAACTACAAGGGCATGAACCTCTCGAAGATCACGACTACAGTCGGCCTCAACA TCGGCACCATCGATGTGGGAAAAGCTCGTCTGATGTTCTGGGATCTTGGAGGACAAGAAGAACTTCAGTCTTTGTGGGATAAG TACTATGCAGAATCTCACGGCGTCATCTACGTCATTGACTCCACCGATGAGGAGCGCTTGGGCGAGTCGAAGAACGCTTTCG AGAAAATGATCAGCAGTGAAGTTCTGGAAGGAGTTCCTCTTCTTGTGCTGGCCAACAAACAGGACGTCGAG AACTGTCTGTCCGTCCCCGACATTAAGACGGCCTTCAGTGACTGCGCTCCCAAAATCGGGAAGAGAGATTGTCTGGTGCAGCCCTGCTGTGCTTTATCAGG GCAGGGAGTGAATGACGGCATTGAATGGATGGTCAAATGTGTGATCCGGAACATTCACCGCCCTCCCAGACAGAAAGACATCACATAG